The DNA segment CCACCATTTCGACCAATTTTGAGGAAATGGGAAAAATTCTTGCCCAAATGATCCTGAAAGGAAAAAAAGAACAAATCGAAAACAAAAGCAACTTGATTATTCGGAATTCTTTATAAAAATCCTGTAAATTGTAATTAAGTTTTATCACTTGAAACTATGAGAAAAATAGAAACAAAAAAAGAATACATCGCAATAACGAATCGTATCGAGGAATTGCTTACCCTTGTGGACAACAACACACCTACCAATGATAAAAATTTTATCGAATTGGATTTACTTTCAGATTTAGTAGCCGATTATGAAGAAACTATCGACCCTTCTCTAAAATCTTCTTGAAATACGAATGTTGTTATGGATTACTAACGAAGTTTCCTTACTTCGTACCCATTGCTATATGCTGTTAACATTTATGTAAATCAAAAAACATTTTAAAGCTCAGTTCTTTAAAACACAAAAGCTACAACTTTTATAGATGTAGCTTTTGACTTGTTTTGCCTGTTAGTGTTTGGAGTACAAAATCGAGACTTCGCCAGCAATCCCTTGATTTAATACCTTTTACTTTTATACAACTCTTCTAACAGATGGCTATTGTTTGGTCAAAATCAAATTATTTAATGGCATAATTTGTGTGGCACTACCATTGGGGCAATCTTTTAAAGAAAGGATATCTTGTTGTGGGGTAAAAAACAATCTCATCGTGTTGTTATTACTGCTTGGTTGAATATCAATGATAATACTCCCTATCTGACCACACAGACTTTCTTTTCCACCATAATATAATTCATAGAATGAGCCGTCAACATAATCTCCTTTAATAACATAAGGACTAGTATCTGGCAATGCTCTAGTGTCTTCAATAATTGTTCCGTTAACATCTGAAATAACATAACGCATAAGGAGTTTGTCTTCCAATAAGTTTTTATAATTGCTTGTATATTTTGTTAATATAAATTCATAATTTCTATTATTGTAAGTCCCTTTCCAAGTCCCTACATATTTGTCTAGAATATTATTGACATCTTTTATATATGTTATGTTTTTAGGAATGCCATTAGCGGAATTTATATAGTTTATTTTATTTTCCACGGATAAAATTTGTGCTTTACAAGACAAATTCATTAGGATAATGAATCCTAAAATTAGTAATTTTTTCATTTCTTATTTATTTTGGACAAGGGGTTGTTTGTAATAAATTATTTGTGTCTAATGATTTGTTTTCTGATGTTCCGTCATCGTTTATTTTATATAAAGTGATGCCATTGATGTCCCGCTCTTCGAAGTCTTCTCGAAAATTTTGTTCCTAAGCAGATTCCTGTGCGAATGTCTCCGACTTCGCATCCAATGCAATATGCAATCACAACTTTGCAAATCAAAACAAATCTAATAAAATCAATCCTAATTTATGTCCCAAATGATCCTGAAAGGAAAAAAGAACAAATCGAAAACAAAAGCAACTTGATTATTCGGAATTCTTTATGAAATCACACATCGTGCAATTTTATAAAACAAACAAAAAAACAAAAACAGTTGTAATCTAAAAAAAATTTATATATTTGTAAATGTATTTTTTACACTTATCACTGCTTACCACCTGCTAAATACTGATAAACAACGATTTATAAAACATATTTTTATTTACACAAAAGACAGATTTCAGTAAAATTAATTAACAATAACGATTACTTAACCTGTTTTTTTTAGCTCAAAATTGGGTAAACATAAAAAAAATACATAATTTGCGAGGATTTTTAAAATTATAAAATAATACACACTACAATTTACAAGCATACCTAATTTCACACTTAAAACATGAATAAAAAAATTGACAATTTAGCCGCAGACAACATTAGGGCATTGGCCATTTCGATGGTAGAAAAAGCAAATTCAGGACACCCTGGAGGTGCCATGGGAGGTGCTGATTTCTTGCACATTCTTTATACAGAATATTTGAATTTTGACCCAACTGAAATGGACTGGTCTTTCAGGGATCGTTTCTTTATGGATGCCGGACACTTATCGGCATTAATGTATGCACAATACAATTTGTTGGGGAATTACAAAAAAGAAGACTTGCAAAATTTCAGACAATGGGGTTCTATCACTCCTGGACACCCTGAAGTGGATGTTCTTAGAGGAATAGAAAACACTTCTGGACCATTAGGACAAGGGCACGCCATGGGAGTTGGAGCCGCGATTGCCGCCAAATTCTTGGATGCAAGATTCAAAGGTCTTTTCGAACACAAAATATACGGTTTCATCACTGACGGTGGAGTTCAAGAAGAAATCTCACAAGGAGTTGGTCGTATTGCAGGACATTTAGGTTTGAACAATTTTATCATGTTTTATGATTCTAATGATGTTCAACTTTCTTCCATGACCGACGAAGTTACGTCTGAAGATACTGCCATGAAATACATCGCTTGGGGATGGAAAGTAATCACCGTTGATGGACACGACCACGACCAAATCAGAAAAGCATTGGACGAAGCCAATGCAGAAACAGAAAAACCAACCTTAATTATTGGTAAAACCATTATGGGTAAAGGTTGCGTTCTTGCAGATGGTTCCATGTATGAGGGCGAATGCGAATTGCACGGAAAACCAATTGGTGACACCAAAGCTGATTTCAATAAAACCTTGATCAATTTGGGTGCCAATCCAGAAAGTTCTTTTGATATTTACGAAGAAGTTCAAGCACATTATACTACAGTATTGGCTCAAAAAACGGAAGCTGCCGCTAAAAAGAAAGCGACTGTTGCTGCTTGGAAAGCCGCCAATCCAGCATTGGCCCAAAAAATGGATTCTTTCTTGTCTGGAGTACTTCCTGACTTGGATTTGAGTCAAGTAGTTCAAAAAGCAAATGTTGCCACAAGAGAAGCTTCTTCTGCAGTATTGGGGTATTTGGCAGAAAACTTGGAAAACGTAATCGTTTCTTCGGCAGATTTATCCAACAGTGACAAAACGGATGGTTTCTTGAAAAAATCTTCTGTTTTACAAAAAAATGATTTCAGTGGTGCTTTCTTGCAAGCTGGTGTTGCCGAATTGACCATGACAGCTATCGCAAACGGAATCGCCCTTCACGGAGGTGTCGTTCCTGTAGTGGCAACTTTCTTCGTGTTTTCTGATTACATGAAACCAGCAATACGTTTGGCTGCCATCCAAGAATTGCCAGTAAAATACGTCTTGACACACGATTCATTTAGAGTAGGTGAAGACGGGCCAACCCACCAACCAATTGAGCAAGAAGCCCAAATGCGTTTGATGGAAAAAGTAAAAAACCACTCTGGACACCAAAGTTTATTGGCACTTCGTCCTGCCGATGCCATCGAAACTTCAGTGGCTTGGGATATGGCGTTGAAAAACACGACTACTCCAACTGCCTTGATTCTTTCCAGACAAAACATCAAAGACATTCCTGCAACAGGAACTTCAAGATACCAAGACGCAACCGAAGCCAAAAAAGGTGGTTATTTAGTAAAATCGACTCCAAATGCCGATATTACTTTATTCGCAAACGGATCGGAAGTTTCGACACTTTTGGATGCTGCCCTAATTTTAGAAAAAGGAAATAACCTAAAAGTAAACGTTGCTTCCATCATCTCTGAAGGATTGTTCAAACAACAATCAAAAGAGTACCAAGAAAGCGTTATTCCAAAAGGAAAATTGGTTTTCGGATTGACTGCCGGACTTCCAGTAAACTTGGAAGGATTGATTGGCGACAGCGGAAAAGTGATTGGATTAGACCATTTCGGTTATTCAGCGCCAGCAAGTGTCTTGGATCAAAAATTCGGATTCAACCCTGAAAGTGCTTCCAAAGAAATCTTGAAATACATCGAAGAAAGCAAATAAATTGCTTTTTGAAACCAAATCAAAACCCGTAGCAAACAAATGTTTACTACGGGTTTTTTATGTTTTTTGAATAACTGTTTTAGCTTGAAAAACTACAAACCACCAATTATTTATAGATTCAAAACGAAGTCATTCAATAACTTGGCATCGTATTTTTCTTTGTCGAAAGTATAAAGATAGGATCCTTTTCGGGAGGACTGCATGTCTTTCTCGTCCAATTTTACTAGAATGTCCAGCGAATTGATTTTGCTGATAAAATTTCTCTTGTCCAATTCTTTATCTAAAATAGATTCATACAATTCCAATAGTTGACGCATCGTGAATTTCTCCGGCAAGAGTTCAAATCCAACGGGCTTCATCGAAGTTCTATAACGCAATCTTCTAATGGCGTGCCTTACCATACTGTCGTGGTCAAAAATTAATTTTGGTGCGTCAGCAACTTTAAACCATTGTGGATGATAATTCTGAATCAATTCGGCATTATGATTTTCAATATTGATTAAAGCATAATAGGCAACCGATATGGTTCGTTCAACGGGATCACGATCAATTTCACTATAAGCGTGCAATTGTTCCATATAAATATCCTGAAGACCGGTATAACTTTCCAGGATTCGAATCGCTGCGGTATCCAACACTTCTTCCTTTTTAAGAAAACCACCTATCAAGGACCACTTCCCTTTTTCGGGTTCAAAATCCCTCTTGATTAAAAGTATTTTTAATCCTTCATGGTCAAAACCAAAAATAATACAATCCACAGCCAACAATACTTTGTCGGCTGTACTATAACTATTTAACATCTTAAATTTATTTTTTCAGGGTAAATATAACAACTTCCTTATAGGTTTCATAATTTATTAGTGTTATTTCAACACTAAATAATAAAATCACCCAAAACTACACTTCCTTTTTTGAAAATTTTGGCTTTATTTTTAATTTCATTGGAGAGAAGCATCAATTATTTTTTAGAGTTTTTTTTGATTTCAATCGATTTAGTGCTTTTTTTTTGGAAAAATCATCCGCTTTGGAATGGCCTTTTTAACACAATCAACCACCGATTAATTTTTTTTACAACATCGACCGCTGTGTTTTGTAGTAAAAAATAACAGAAATAGCCTTTGTTTTGCAACTTTACTTTTTGTTGCAAAAACAGTGATTTTTGATATAATGTTTGGTTTTAGATGAAAAAGTGTAAATTTTACACGAATTGTTGGAAAAACAACCGATTGTTTAAACGGAAACAATAATTTTTAAATGTTCATTTTACACTTAATTTATGATATTTTCTATTTTTCATTATTTTTTTTACCAAATACATTTGTTTATGTTCTTTTTTTTTAATTATATTTACAAATGTAAAACTAACACTTATTATTAACCAAAAAAACCATTAAGATGACAAACAAACGATTATTTTATTATTGTAATTTTTTATTACCGAGAAAAGCTTGGCTTTTGACTATGGTGGTAATGCTATTTTCTTCTTATAATCTTGTCGCCCAAAACGAAAAAATGATTACAGGAAGCATCACTTCAGCGAAAGACGGATTGACGTTGCCAAGTGTCAATGTTGTTGTAAAAGGAACTCAAAGATCGGCAAATGCTGATTTTGACGGAAAATATGTCATTCAGGCAAATCCTGGGGAAATTTTAGTTTTCTCTTACATAGGTTATGCAACACAACAAGTCACTGTGGGCAACCAAGACAAAATTAATGTTGCATTGAAAGAAGACGTCAACAAACTGGATGAAGTGGTGGTTATTGGATACGGAACACAAAAGAAATCAGATCTTTCCGGAGCTGTAAGTGTCGTGAATATGGAATCTGCCAAAAAAGTAGTTACCTATGATACTGCAAAAATGCTTCAAGGACAAGTTGCCGGTGTTACAGTACAATCTTCCGGCGAGCCTGGAGGATTTGTAAACATCAAAATTAGAGGTCTAAACTCTTTTACCAACAACAACCCTCTTTTTGTAATTGACGGGATGATTGTGGATGCTCCTTTTGATTTTGCTCCTGGCGATGTCGAGTCTATGCAGGTATTAAAAGATGCTTCTTCTGCCGCCATTTATGGTGTTCGCGGAGCCAATGGAGTTGTAATCATTACAACCAAAAAAGGAAAATTGGGACAACTAAGCGTGAAATACAAATCACTTATAGGTTTCCAGAATGTGGCCAAGACTTGGGACGTGACTGATAGAGTGGGTTATCAAACAATTACCAGTGCTGCCGAAAAAAATGCAGGATTAACAATAGCTCCAGGAAATGACCCTACAAATCCAAGCTATATCACCAATGTTGATACTAATTGGCAAGCCGAGGCTTATGAAACAGGCATTGTAGAAAACCATTCGTTGGCATTTAATGGTGGTGCTGAATCTTTGGCATACAATATGAACTTGGATTATTTCAAAAATAGCAGCTACATCAAGTCTCCGCAAGATTATGAAAGAATGTCCATGAACTTGAATTTGAATGGCAAAAAAGGAATATTCAAATACGGTACAAAAATAGGCTACACACAATCTGACAAAGAAAACTTCAACAGCTATGTTGGCGAAACAGCAATTGGTGCTTTAGTTGGAGCAATTCCTACAATGCCAGTTTATGATGCCAATAGATTAGGCGGTTACGGTGGCACGGACAACTTGACTCAAAGAGCTATATCGCTAAACGTTATTGGATTCAATAATTTAATCGAAAACAACGGACAAAGAAATCGCTTTATTGGAGATATCTGGGGAGAATTTGAAATCGTAAAAGGCTTGAAATATAAAATTGATGCCAGTTTTGACCGATTGGATTATGAAAACAGTAAATACATTCCTCAAAGTGATTTAGGATGGTATTATATTACAACCAAAGAAGAAGCTTCTCTAGATGTTTCAACTGGCAGCATAGATAAAACTTTCTTCAACAATACTTTAACTTACTCCAAAGAAATAGACAAACATAAATTTGACGCTTTGGTAGGTATCGTCCAAGAGCGCAGCGATTCTTACAATCACTGGTCAAGAGGCGTAGGTTATGATTATGGTGAAATCAGTATGCTACAATATGCAGATGACACAAGCACAGGAGAACGTAAAGAAACAATAACCGGCAAATCATACATAAGCCGTGTAAACTATTCTTATGATGATCGTTATTTATTGCAAGCCAACTTTAGACAAGACAAATCTTCTTTGTTTAGCGAAAAAAACAATACCGCCAACAACTACTCTTTCTCTGGAGCTTGGAAATTGAGCAACGAAAAATTCATTCACTTGCCAGAATGGGTAAGCAACATCAAACTAAGAGGTAGTTATGGTAAATTAGGAAACAACACTATTGCTCCGTATTTCTTCGCCACGACAATCAACAGCTTCGCTGGATATGATTTCAATAACGCCTTGGCTCCTGGAACAACAGTTGTAGCTTCTTTAGACCCAGATGTAAAATGGGAAGACAATGAAACTACAGATGTGGCTATTGAAGTTGGATTATTCAACAATGATTTGCAATTTACGGCTGAATATTTTGTAAAAAATTCCACAAACCTTTTAATTGGAGTTCCGTTACCCTATTCTACTGGTGCATTCCCTGCAAGCATTACAACAAATGCAGGAGCAATGAAAAACACGGGATTTGAATTTTCTGCAACCTACAACAACAATCGCCACGCTTTCAAATATAGCATCTCTGCTAATTTAGGAACTTTGAAAAATGAAGTGAAGCAAATTGGAATTAATGGAAACCCACTTTATGGTACCTTTTCAAAATCAGAAGTCGGGAGGTCAATGGGAGAAATATTTGCTTATGAAACAGCAGGAATATTTCAAGACGCTGCCGATTTAGCCGCATCACCTACTCAAACCAATGCCGGAGTGGGCGACCTTAAATTCAAGGATGTCAACGGAGACGGAATGATTAGTGATTTAGACAGAACTTATCAAGGGATTACCATTCCTAAATACAGCTATGGTATCAATTTTAGCAGTACCTACAAAAACTGGGATTTCTCTATGTTTTGGCAAGGTGCCGGTGGAAACAAAGTTTTCAATGGTATATATCAAAATTTAATGTCAGCACAATACGGTAATCACCATACAGACATGTTAAACTACTGGACACCAACAAACACTAATACTGACGTACCTCGTCCAATGATTGGCGACCCTAATGCCAACGGAAGAGAATCTAACCGTTTTGTAGAAGATGGAGACTACTTAAGACTACAAACTATGGAAATTGGTTATGAAATTCCAATCCCTGTAAACAATGTTGTTCAAAAAGCAAAAGTGTTCGTAAACGGTCAAAACCTATGGACTATTACCAAATATACTGGTGCAGACCCTGATTTTAACAGCAACGACGGATTAAGATCCAGAGGTTATGACGGAGGTTCATTCCCTAATCCTAGAACTATTTCTTTAGGAGTTGAAGTAAATTTTTAAAATTAGCAAACCATTAAAAACGAATCAAAATGAAATATAAAATATATAATTATTTAGCTGGTTTCTTTTCACTGGCGATTGTAACAACAAGTTGTGTTAACGATGAAGATTTAGTTCAAGTTGACCCCAACAATGATGCCGTGGATTCCTTTTGGAAAACAGACCAAGACGCCATCGAGGGAGTGAATGCAGTCTATGGAAGCTTATTGACTGACGGAACTTATATGCGAAGCACCCCCTTATTATTAGACTTAAAAGGAGATGACGCCAGAAGCAACAGCCCTTGGGGCGCTATGTACAATGTGGGGCGTTTCAACTCAAATGTTTCTGATGCCGCAATTTATGGCTGGGCTTACGAAACCTACTATCAAGGTATTTATCGCGCGAACCAAGTGTTAGAAAATGTACCTGCAATAGAAATGGATGCCACACTTAAAAACAGAATTCTTGGAGAGGCTCATTTTTTAAGAGGTTTATATTTGTTTCATGCAGTAAATATGTTTAAAAACGTGCCAGTGCCAACAAAAATAGCCGCTTTCTATCCACAAAAAACAGAAGCAGAAGGTTGGGCTCAAGTAATAGCAGATTTCAAGGCAGCCGCAGATTTACTTCCTCCCTCCTACACAGACATTAATGATAAAGGACGTGCCACAAAAGGTGCCGCTCTGGGATATATGGGTAAAGCTTATTTGTTTACCAAAGATTTTCCTAATGCCAAAATTGCATTCAAACAAGTAATTGATTTAGGCGTTTATTCTTTAGTGTCCAATTATCGTGATAACTTTACAGACACGAACGAAAACAATTCAGAATCTCTTTTCGAAGTACAATTCAGCAGAAGTGCTGGAGGTGTTGATTTAGGTTGGGGCGGATCTCCAGCTGTTGGTTGGGGAAAAACTTCAGCCAGAGCCATTACTTATGGACCAAGAGTTTTTGGATGGACAGACGTACAACCTACGTTTACATTATTTAATGAATTCCAAGAAGAAAAAACGGTGACAAATACGGTAGACCCACGTTTAGACGCAACGATGTTCTACAACAAACCTGGAGGAATGCAACTTTACGGCAAAGATTTCGCTACTTTTTACGCAGGTAATGCAGGAGATTTGAATGATTTATTTTGCAGAAAATATCAAAATTCCGATGGGGCTTATGCAGACGAAAAAGACTGGCGTTCTGGAATAAACGAACGTTTATTGCGTTATGCCGACATATTGTTGATGTATGCAGAGTGTTTGAACGAAACAAGCGACACTCCAGGCGCATATACTTACATACAAATGGTAAGAAACAGGGTTGGTTTGCCTAATTTAGCCACTGTAAAACCAAACATGACCCAAGCACAAATGAGAGACCAAATTGGACATGAAAGATTCTTGGAATTCCCATTGGAAGGTCACCGTTTTGATGACATCCGTCGTTGGGGCTGGTTACAAGATCCCGTAAAGTTGGCGTGGTTAAAAACAAGAGATGTTGAATTTAATTCTTATACAAAAGGAAGAGAATTCTTTCCGATACCACAATTAGAAAAGGACAACAATCCTGGGACAATCCAGAATGAAGGTTATTAAATATTAAGTTGAATTAGTTAGTTTAGTTAGTTAGAATTAGTTTAGAATTGTTAATATCATGTGGTAAGACCTAAAAATCTTGCCACGTGATATTATAACTTAAAGTCATTATGAAAAAAGCGTTATTAATTTTATCAGTTTATGTTTTTTGTAGTCAAAGTGTTTTTTCTCAAAAAGAAACAACAGTAATTTCCCTAAAAAACATTGAAAATGCACCAACAATCAACAAAAACATCTACGGTCATTTTGCCGAACATCTCGGCAGGTGTATTTACGGAGGTTTTTTTGTGGGCGACACTTCAAAAATACCCAACACAGCTGGTGTCAGGAATGATGTTGTTAAAGCTCTAAAAGAATTAAAAATACCAAACTTGCGTTGGCCAGGCGGTTGTTTTGCCGACACCTACCACTGGAAAGATGGTATTGGCCCCAAAGAACAAAGACCAACAATTGTAAACCAATGGTGGGGTGGCGTGACCGAAGACAACAGCTTTGGAACACACGATTTTTTAAATATGTGCGAATTACTGGGAACCGAACCTTACTTGGCTGGAAACTTGGCAACTGGCACAGTTCAAGAAATGGCAGACTGGGTACAATACGTAAACTTTGCAGGCAAAAGCCCAATGAGTGATTTGCGTGTCAAAAATGGAAGAAAAGAACCTTGGAAAGTGAAAATATGGGGCGTTGGCAACGAAGCTTGGGGTTGTGGTGGCAATATGACAGCCGAATATTACACTGGCGAATACCGAAAATATGCCACCTTCATGTCGGATTGGACTAACTCTGGCGCATTGATGCGCGTGGCCTCTGGAGCCAATAGCGGCGACTATAATTGGACAGAAACAATAATGAAAAATATTCCAGGCAATATGCTTGGTGGTGTCGCTTTGCATCATTATTCCGTAATTGATTGGAACAAAAAAGGAGATGCTGTCGATTTTGCCGAAGACATTTATTTCAGGACCATGACGGAAGCCTTGAAAATGGAGGAATTGGTTACCAAACATTCCGCCATTATGGACAAATACGATCCAAAGAAAAATATAGCCTTGGTAGTCGATGAATGGGGCGGTTGGTATGAAGTTGAAAAAGGCAGCAATCCCGGCTTTTTATACCAACAAAACACAATGAGAGACGCCGTTTTGGCGGGAACTACCCTGAATATTTTCAACAATCATGCCGAGAGGGTTCGCATAGCCAATTTGGCCCAATGCGTCAATGTGTTGCAAGCGGTAATTCTTACCGACAAAACAAAAATGTTGTTGACACCAACATACCACGTAATGAAAATGTACAGCGTGCACCAAGACGCCACATTAATACCGTTAACATTCGAGTCGCCATTGTACACATTCAACGACAAAAGTTTACCGGCCATTAACGTTTCGGCTTCAAAAGACGCCAAAGGTTTAACCCACATTTCATTGGTAAATGTTGACTCCAAAAAAGAAAACAAAATAGAAATAGACCTCAATGCACTTGGAATCAAAACAGTGACAGGAACCATACTTGCTTCATCCAAATTGCAAGACCACAACACATTCGACAATCCAACAAAAATTCAACCAACGGTTTTTAAAGGTTTCGAAATCAAAAAAGGTAAATTAGAAATCGTAATACCTCCTTTTTCTGTTGTAACTTTAGAAGGAAAATAAAAACAACTAAAATGAAAAAATCAAATTCCATCTTAAAATTAGCACCCTATCTAGTACTTTTTTTATTGGTTATTTCAGGCAGCAGTTGTTCTGGAAGCGATGACAGCCCCACTCCGCCAGTTGTAGTTCCGCCTGTAGTTCCGCCAGTTGTAGTTCCACCTACATTTGCAGGCCCTACTTATGCCGATAATTATTCTTCCATAGCAGCATGGGGTTCTAATTCGCAATGGAATTTGGCCAACGTGCACGACCCTACGGTCGAAAAAAGCGGGGAATATTATTATATGTACCAAACCGATGCTTCCTACGGAAATGCACATGAAGGTCACGGACATTTTCCTTACAGACGCTCCAAAGACCTGGTGACTTGGCAATACATGGGATCCGCCATGGCTGCGGCTCCAGAATGGGTAAAAGATTCCTTGAATAACAAAAGAGCCCGCATGAATCCACCTTTGCCGGCTATTGCAAATCCAAGATACGGCTATTGGGCGCCTTACGTGAAAAAAGTGGGCAGCAAATACCGCATGTACTACAGCATCGTGGTGGATGAACCAATTACGGGAACCAGTTTTGACACCTCATGGTCGGAAAGAGCATTCATTGGATTGGCAGAATCCGACGATTTAGCCTCCAATGTTTGGGTAGACAAGGGAATGGTAATTTGTTCTGAACCTGATGGCGTAAAAAGTTATATCAGAAATGATGCTAATGACTGGAATGCTTATTTCAAATTCAATGCCATCGACCCAACTTTTATCATTACTCCTGAAGGCGAACATTATTTAATTTACGGTTCTTGGCATTCCGGAATTGCAGCATTGAAACTGAATCCAACCACGGGTAAACCGGATAAATTAAAAACACTTGCCGATTAC comes from the Flavobacterium limnophilum genome and includes:
- a CDS encoding DUF6705 family protein, whose translation is MKKLLILGFIILMNLSCKAQILSVENKINYINSANGIPKNITYIKDVNNILDKYVGTWKGTYNNRNYEFILTKYTSNYKNLLEDKLLMRYVISDVNGTIIEDTRALPDTSPYVIKGDYVDGSFYELYYGGKESLCGQIGSIIIDIQPSSNNNTMRLFFTPQQDILSLKDCPNGSATQIMPLNNLILTKQ
- a CDS encoding SusC/RagA family TonB-linked outer membrane protein — protein: MTNKRLFYYCNFLLPRKAWLLTMVVMLFSSYNLVAQNEKMITGSITSAKDGLTLPSVNVVVKGTQRSANADFDGKYVIQANPGEILVFSYIGYATQQVTVGNQDKINVALKEDVNKLDEVVVIGYGTQKKSDLSGAVSVVNMESAKKVVTYDTAKMLQGQVAGVTVQSSGEPGGFVNIKIRGLNSFTNNNPLFVIDGMIVDAPFDFAPGDVESMQVLKDASSAAIYGVRGANGVVIITTKKGKLGQLSVKYKSLIGFQNVAKTWDVTDRVGYQTITSAAEKNAGLTIAPGNDPTNPSYITNVDTNWQAEAYETGIVENHSLAFNGGAESLAYNMNLDYFKNSSYIKSPQDYERMSMNLNLNGKKGIFKYGTKIGYTQSDKENFNSYVGETAIGALVGAIPTMPVYDANRLGGYGGTDNLTQRAISLNVIGFNNLIENNGQRNRFIGDIWGEFEIVKGLKYKIDASFDRLDYENSKYIPQSDLGWYYITTKEEASLDVSTGSIDKTFFNNTLTYSKEIDKHKFDALVGIVQERSDSYNHWSRGVGYDYGEISMLQYADDTSTGERKETITGKSYISRVNYSYDDRYLLQANFRQDKSSLFSEKNNTANNYSFSGAWKLSNEKFIHLPEWVSNIKLRGSYGKLGNNTIAPYFFATTINSFAGYDFNNALAPGTTVVASLDPDVKWEDNETTDVAIEVGLFNNDLQFTAEYFVKNSTNLLIGVPLPYSTGAFPASITTNAGAMKNTGFEFSATYNNNRHAFKYSISANLGTLKNEVKQIGINGNPLYGTFSKSEVGRSMGEIFAYETAGIFQDAADLAASPTQTNAGVGDLKFKDVNGDGMISDLDRTYQGITIPKYSYGINFSSTYKNWDFSMFWQGAGGNKVFNGIYQNLMSAQYGNHHTDMLNYWTPTNTNTDVPRPMIGDPNANGRESNRFVEDGDYLRLQTMEIGYEIPIPVNNVVQKAKVFVNGQNLWTITKYTGADPDFNSNDGLRSRGYDGGSFPNPRTISLGVEVNF
- a CDS encoding NUDIX hydrolase, which gives rise to MLNSYSTADKVLLAVDCIIFGFDHEGLKILLIKRDFEPEKGKWSLIGGFLKKEEVLDTAAIRILESYTGLQDIYMEQLHAYSEIDRDPVERTISVAYYALINIENHNAELIQNYHPQWFKVADAPKLIFDHDSMVRHAIRRLRYRTSMKPVGFELLPEKFTMRQLLELYESILDKELDKRNFISKINSLDILVKLDEKDMQSSRKGSYLYTFDKEKYDAKLLNDFVLNL
- a CDS encoding XRE family transcriptional regulator, producing the protein MRKIETKKEYIAITNRIEELLTLVDNNTPTNDKNFIELDLLSDLVADYEETIDPSLKSS
- a CDS encoding alpha-N-arabinofuranosidase, translating into MKKALLILSVYVFCSQSVFSQKETTVISLKNIENAPTINKNIYGHFAEHLGRCIYGGFFVGDTSKIPNTAGVRNDVVKALKELKIPNLRWPGGCFADTYHWKDGIGPKEQRPTIVNQWWGGVTEDNSFGTHDFLNMCELLGTEPYLAGNLATGTVQEMADWVQYVNFAGKSPMSDLRVKNGRKEPWKVKIWGVGNEAWGCGGNMTAEYYTGEYRKYATFMSDWTNSGALMRVASGANSGDYNWTETIMKNIPGNMLGGVALHHYSVIDWNKKGDAVDFAEDIYFRTMTEALKMEELVTKHSAIMDKYDPKKNIALVVDEWGGWYEVEKGSNPGFLYQQNTMRDAVLAGTTLNIFNNHAERVRIANLAQCVNVLQAVILTDKTKMLLTPTYHVMKMYSVHQDATLIPLTFESPLYTFNDKSLPAINVSASKDAKGLTHISLVNVDSKKENKIEIDLNALGIKTVTGTILASSKLQDHNTFDNPTKIQPTVFKGFEIKKGKLEIVIPPFSVVTLEGK
- a CDS encoding RagB/SusD family nutrient uptake outer membrane protein, whose product is MKYKIYNYLAGFFSLAIVTTSCVNDEDLVQVDPNNDAVDSFWKTDQDAIEGVNAVYGSLLTDGTYMRSTPLLLDLKGDDARSNSPWGAMYNVGRFNSNVSDAAIYGWAYETYYQGIYRANQVLENVPAIEMDATLKNRILGEAHFLRGLYLFHAVNMFKNVPVPTKIAAFYPQKTEAEGWAQVIADFKAAADLLPPSYTDINDKGRATKGAALGYMGKAYLFTKDFPNAKIAFKQVIDLGVYSLVSNYRDNFTDTNENNSESLFEVQFSRSAGGVDLGWGGSPAVGWGKTSARAITYGPRVFGWTDVQPTFTLFNEFQEEKTVTNTVDPRLDATMFYNKPGGMQLYGKDFATFYAGNAGDLNDLFCRKYQNSDGAYADEKDWRSGINERLLRYADILLMYAECLNETSDTPGAYTYIQMVRNRVGLPNLATVKPNMTQAQMRDQIGHERFLEFPLEGHRFDDIRRWGWLQDPVKLAWLKTRDVEFNSYTKGREFFPIPQLEKDNNPGTIQNEGY
- a CDS encoding transketolase family protein, producing MNKKIDNLAADNIRALAISMVEKANSGHPGGAMGGADFLHILYTEYLNFDPTEMDWSFRDRFFMDAGHLSALMYAQYNLLGNYKKEDLQNFRQWGSITPGHPEVDVLRGIENTSGPLGQGHAMGVGAAIAAKFLDARFKGLFEHKIYGFITDGGVQEEISQGVGRIAGHLGLNNFIMFYDSNDVQLSSMTDEVTSEDTAMKYIAWGWKVITVDGHDHDQIRKALDEANAETEKPTLIIGKTIMGKGCVLADGSMYEGECELHGKPIGDTKADFNKTLINLGANPESSFDIYEEVQAHYTTVLAQKTEAAAKKKATVAAWKAANPALAQKMDSFLSGVLPDLDLSQVVQKANVATREASSAVLGYLAENLENVIVSSADLSNSDKTDGFLKKSSVLQKNDFSGAFLQAGVAELTMTAIANGIALHGGVVPVVATFFVFSDYMKPAIRLAAIQELPVKYVLTHDSFRVGEDGPTHQPIEQEAQMRLMEKVKNHSGHQSLLALRPADAIETSVAWDMALKNTTTPTALILSRQNIKDIPATGTSRYQDATEAKKGGYLVKSTPNADITLFANGSEVSTLLDAALILEKGNNLKVNVASIISEGLFKQQSKEYQESVIPKGKLVFGLTAGLPVNLEGLIGDSGKVIGLDHFGYSAPASVLDQKFGFNPESASKEILKYIEESK